CCAGCTCCTCACCAAGGCTCCGGGCCCGGGGTCAACGTAGACGTTCCTGCTCGCCCTTATGTGGAATCCCCCCGTGGAGCGGAACTGGGTTATTGTTATGAACCTCCCCCCACCGCTCCCGAGGAAGGTTATCTCTATCACCGCCTCACCTCCATTTCCTTTGCGGACGGTAGGCTTTAGGCGGTGGGGTATATAAGCGCTCCGAAACCGGTTTAAGCTCCCCGGAGAAGTAAACCCGGTGGTTACGATGGAATTCGAAAGGGTTGAGAAAGAGGTCGAGAACCTGAGAGATGAGATGGTAAAGACCCTCGTCGAGCTCATAAAAATCCCGGCGATAAGCCCAGACTACGGCTACGAGGGAGAATACGGCAAGGCCCAGAAGTTACTCGAGATAATAAAGGACTGGCCCTTCGACAAAGTTGAGGTCTACAACGCCCCCGACGAGAGGGCCAAGAACGGCGTTAGACCGAACATTCTGGCCTACTACTACGGTGAGAAGGGCGAGGAGAGCGAGAGGTTGTGGATTTTAACCCACCTCGACGTTGTCCCGCCAGGGGATTTGAGCAAGTGGACAGTTACGGAGCCCTTTAAGCCGGTCGTTAAGGACGGAAAGGTCTACGGCAGGGGGAGCGAGGACAACGGCCAGAGTTTAGTGGCTTCCCTCTACGCGGTTAAAGCCCTCATGAACCTCGGGATAAGGCCGAAGCGAACCGTTATCCTGGCCTTCGTCAGCGACGAGGAAACCGGAAGCAAGTACGGCATAGACTGGCTGATGAAAAACCACCCTGAGCTTTTCAGGGAAAACGACCTCGTTCTCGTTCCCGACGGCGGAAACGAGGAGGGAACCTTCATTGAGGTTGCCGAGAAGGGGATACTCTGGTTCAGGCTCAAAGTCAAGGGCCAGCAGGTTCACGCGAGCATGCCCGAAAAGGGACTAAACGCCCACCGTGTAGCGCTCGATTTGGCCTACAACCTTGATAAACTCCTC
The Thermococcus sp. DNA segment above includes these coding regions:
- a CDS encoding M20 family metallo-hydrolase, whose product is MEFERVEKEVENLRDEMVKTLVELIKIPAISPDYGYEGEYGKAQKLLEIIKDWPFDKVEVYNAPDERAKNGVRPNILAYYYGEKGEESERLWILTHLDVVPPGDLSKWTVTEPFKPVVKDGKVYGRGSEDNGQSLVASLYAVKALMNLGIRPKRTVILAFVSDEETGSKYGIDWLMKNHPELFRENDLVLVPDGGNEEGTFIEVAEKGILWFRLKVKGQQVHASMPEKGLNAHRVALDLAYNLDKLLHERYNKKNELFDPPESTFEPTMGGNPADSPNIIPGEHEVVFDCRVLPDYSLDDILSDVEKLAEVVRERYRKELNGKVLPEVGVEILQRADPTPPTDPDSEIVRLLKEAIKELRGKEAIVGGIGGGTFAAFFRRKGIPAVVWATLDETAHQPNEYAKIDNMVEDAKVMAYLMLR